The Mesorhizobium sp. NBSH29 genome has a segment encoding these proteins:
- a CDS encoding helix-turn-helix domain-containing protein, whose translation MLVALLRREGQSPLLPALLAACAVQGVIISLAQHYEIGAFRNIQPVSATIIPALAWISFQGTAIRGPRWRLDIWHAIGPLFVLFCLINAPAWLDVSIPILYVGYGSAILLISMQGPDALPRLRLGTGDAPTKIWCIMGLCLIGSAFSDILIVAAQLAGLSAWQPWIISLFSTGILILLGALALSDSLIDPDQSVPLSPVQIDTQLDNDLMMRLDQLMATQRLYLNADLTLTQLARRLHVPIKQLSIAINRKTGENVSRYINAHRINAACESLRTGESVTSAMLSAGFNTKSNYNREFLRKMKMPPSDWIRLNERVHETT comes from the coding sequence ATGCTGGTTGCATTGTTGCGGCGCGAGGGGCAAAGTCCCCTGCTGCCCGCCCTACTTGCGGCTTGCGCTGTACAGGGCGTCATTATCTCGCTGGCACAACATTACGAGATAGGCGCTTTCCGGAATATACAGCCCGTCAGCGCCACCATTATTCCGGCCTTGGCATGGATCAGTTTTCAAGGCACGGCCATTCGCGGGCCACGCTGGAGGTTGGATATCTGGCACGCAATTGGACCCCTTTTCGTCCTGTTCTGCCTCATCAACGCGCCCGCATGGTTGGATGTGTCGATACCGATTCTTTACGTCGGATATGGCAGTGCAATTTTGCTCATCTCGATGCAAGGTCCGGACGCCTTGCCACGACTGCGCCTTGGAACAGGCGATGCACCCACTAAAATCTGGTGTATTATGGGGCTTTGTCTGATTGGGTCAGCCTTTAGCGATATACTGATTGTCGCCGCCCAGTTAGCAGGATTGAGCGCGTGGCAGCCTTGGATCATTAGCCTGTTCTCGACAGGTATATTGATCTTGCTGGGGGCTTTAGCCTTATCGGACAGTCTTATCGACCCAGATCAATCTGTGCCGTTATCTCCTGTCCAAATTGATACGCAATTGGACAATGACCTGATGATGCGATTGGACCAGTTGATGGCCACACAGCGCCTTTATCTCAACGCTGACTTGACCCTGACACAGCTGGCGCGGCGGCTCCACGTCCCGATCAAACAGTTATCGATCGCGATCAACCGCAAGACCGGCGAAAATGTCTCTCGTTATATCAATGCACACCGCATCAACGCGGCGTGTGAAAGCCTGCGCACCGGAGAATCTGTGACGTCCGCAATGCTGTCTGCTGGGTTCAACACTAAATCGAATTACAACCGAGAGTTCCTTCGAAAGATGAAAATGCCGCCTAGTGATTGGATTCGACTAAATGAACGAGTGCACGAGACGACGTAA
- a CDS encoding M20/M25/M40 family metallo-hydrolase codes for MSALQPVLDRLDRDLDASLERLFALLRIKSISTDPDFAAECRRAAEWLVADLKTIGFEASVRDTPGHPMVVAHHDGPAGAPHLLFYGHYDVQPVDPVELWDADPFDPEIKERDGVKIITGRGSSDDKGQLMLFVEACRAWKAEHGSLPCKITLFFEGEEESGSPSLKPFLEQYSEELKADVALVCDTGMWDAETPAICVGLRGLVGEEITIKAADRDLHSGEFGGAAANPIRILSKILADIHDDDGRITIPGFYDGVEETPSQILKSWETLGETAESFLGQVGLSVPSGEKDRSVLELVWARPTAEFNGITGGYTGKGFKTVIAAEARAKVSFRLVHQQDPAEIRAAFRAFVKERLPADCTVEFHEHGGSPAIQLGYDSPFLTKARDALSDEWPKPAVMLAMGGSIPVVGDFQKFLGMESLLVGFALPDDRIHSPNEKYNLESFHKGQRSWARILHALTK; via the coding sequence ATGTCAGCACTACAACCGGTCCTCGACCGTCTCGACCGCGATCTTGATGCCAGCCTGGAGCGGCTGTTTGCGCTGTTGCGCATCAAGTCGATCTCGACCGACCCTGATTTTGCCGCAGAGTGTCGTCGCGCCGCCGAATGGCTGGTTGCCGATCTCAAAACCATTGGCTTTGAAGCGAGCGTGCGCGATACGCCGGGCCACCCGATGGTGGTTGCCCATCATGATGGCCCCGCAGGTGCGCCGCATCTTCTTTTCTACGGTCACTACGACGTTCAGCCAGTCGACCCGGTCGAGCTTTGGGACGCTGATCCGTTCGACCCGGAAATCAAGGAGCGCGACGGCGTGAAAATCATCACCGGGCGCGGCTCTTCGGATGACAAAGGGCAGCTCATGCTGTTCGTCGAGGCTTGCCGCGCCTGGAAGGCCGAGCATGGATCGCTGCCCTGCAAAATCACGCTGTTCTTTGAGGGCGAAGAGGAATCCGGCTCGCCTTCGCTGAAACCCTTTCTTGAGCAATATTCCGAGGAGTTGAAGGCTGATGTCGCACTCGTCTGCGATACCGGCATGTGGGATGCGGAAACTCCGGCCATTTGCGTCGGTCTGCGTGGTCTGGTCGGCGAGGAAATCACCATCAAGGCTGCAGATCGCGACCTTCATTCAGGCGAATTCGGCGGCGCCGCCGCCAACCCGATCCGCATCCTGTCGAAAATCCTGGCCGACATCCACGATGATGATGGCCGCATCACCATTCCGGGCTTTTACGATGGCGTCGAGGAAACGCCATCGCAGATCCTGAAATCCTGGGAGACGCTGGGCGAGACCGCCGAAAGCTTCCTGGGCCAGGTTGGGCTTTCCGTGCCGTCAGGCGAAAAAGACCGCTCCGTGCTGGAATTGGTCTGGGCGCGCCCGACCGCTGAGTTCAACGGCATCACCGGCGGCTACACTGGCAAGGGCTTCAAGACGGTCATCGCCGCTGAGGCGCGGGCGAAAGTATCATTCCGTCTCGTCCATCAACAGGACCCTGCCGAGATACGCGCTGCCTTCCGCGCCTTTGTCAAAGAGCGCCTGCCTGCCGATTGCACGGTCGAGTTCCACGAACATGGCGGCTCGCCAGCAATCCAGCTCGGTTATGACTCGCCCTTCCTCACCAAGGCGCGCGATGCGCTGTCGGATGAATGGCCAAAGCCTGCCGTGATGCTTGCCATGGGCGGCTCCATTCCCGTGGTCGGCGACTTCCAGAAATTCCTTGGCATGGAATCGCTTCTGGTCGGCTTTGCGTTGCCAGACGACCGCATTCATTCGCCGAACGAAAAATACAATCTGGAATCTTTCCACAAGGGTCAGCGTTCCTGGGCGCGTATCCTTCACGCCCTAACGAAGTGA
- a CDS encoding alpha/beta hydrolase family protein, which produces MPLAPQQCNQHKYKNQRSEQRDWKCWHEWRPSRSLYVLKWVLRDLKPVLGRRFLQVRPNDEHRNFGTGVFQMKNMSLSIVLAVTATSAMADGLAGYEPVTFPVAYQNEPVSGAIWYPSTGGGTEVSIGENGVFYGTAVQEGGTIGEGPFPVILVSHGLGGNIRTLSWLTAGLAARGAVVVSVDHPNSTTSDFDLRAGLDHWTRVQDLQTALDKLEADPRFAGQLDLTRVMAAGFSYGGWTALSMGGVAGDLAGYAAHCDTVGRASSHCADLAEGGIDLHSLDAAAWDASYKDQRITMVAVIDPALHYGLAQQHVDSLVDDVLLIGLGDGDDRLLATDFSADGSDFAALLPGARIDVIAPANHFAALLPCKPMGAEILEEEGDDPVCDGPEGLDRVAVHEEIIAKIATQLGL; this is translated from the coding sequence TTGCCCCTCGCGCCGCAACAATGCAACCAGCATAAATACAAGAACCAGAGATCCGAACAGAGGGATTGGAAGTGTTGGCATGAGTGGCGTCCTTCACGGTCTCTCTACGTCCTAAAATGGGTTCTGCGCGACCTCAAACCGGTTTTAGGACGCCGGTTTCTTCAAGTGCGGCCAAATGATGAACATCGCAATTTTGGAACAGGAGTTTTCCAAATGAAAAATATGTCCTTGAGCATCGTCCTTGCCGTAACCGCCACATCTGCAATGGCAGACGGATTGGCTGGATACGAACCGGTGACATTCCCGGTAGCCTATCAGAATGAACCGGTGTCTGGCGCAATCTGGTATCCGTCGACAGGTGGCGGAACAGAAGTAAGCATCGGTGAAAACGGCGTATTTTATGGCACGGCTGTGCAAGAGGGGGGAACAATCGGCGAAGGGCCGTTTCCCGTTATTCTTGTTTCGCACGGCTTGGGTGGCAACATTCGCACATTGAGCTGGCTTACTGCTGGGCTTGCCGCGCGGGGCGCTGTCGTTGTCAGTGTCGATCATCCAAATAGCACGACGAGCGACTTTGACTTACGCGCAGGGCTGGATCACTGGACGCGTGTGCAGGATCTTCAGACGGCATTGGACAAACTTGAGGCTGATCCGCGCTTTGCCGGACAACTGGATTTGACGCGTGTGATGGCCGCAGGGTTTTCCTATGGCGGTTGGACTGCGCTTTCGATGGGCGGGGTGGCGGGCGATCTGGCGGGCTACGCAGCCCATTGTGATACTGTTGGACGTGCGTCGTCGCACTGTGCTGACCTTGCCGAAGGCGGTATCGACTTGCATAGTCTGGATGCTGCCGCATGGGATGCATCCTATAAAGATCAAAGGATCACGATGGTTGCCGTAATTGATCCGGCGCTACACTATGGGCTTGCACAGCAGCATGTGGACAGCTTGGTTGATGATGTGCTTCTAATTGGGCTTGGCGATGGCGACGACCGTTTGCTTGCGACCGATTTCAGCGCCGACGGCAGCGATTTTGCTGCTCTGTTACCGGGTGCAAGAATCGACGTCATTGCACCGGCGAACCATTTTGCAGCCTTGTTGCCATGTAAGCCAATGGGGGCTGAAATCCTTGAAGAAGAAGGCGATGACCCAGTTTGCGACGGTCCGGAAGGATTGGATCGCGTGGCCGTGCATGAAGAAATCATCGCGAAGATCGCCACACAACTCGGCCTCTGA
- a CDS encoding GNAT family N-acetyltransferase — MAFVFPSDFNPQPSLEGSGIKISSLRKQDRDGLAEAANDPEIWAGHPARTRHERVVFDPYFDLLLSSGAALVIRDASNWVIGCTVYYSDTNAPSRLSIGFTFLVRKHWGGKTNRIVKRLTLGHLFSAKSEAWFHIAPTNLRSQTATKRLGAIYMHEADIDLGGGAQTWGCYCLTRENWDVNDRS, encoded by the coding sequence ATGGCTTTTGTTTTTCCTTCCGACTTTAACCCGCAGCCGAGTCTAGAGGGGAGTGGAATTAAAATATCGTCTCTTCGGAAACAAGACCGCGATGGCTTGGCTGAAGCAGCGAATGACCCGGAAATTTGGGCGGGGCACCCCGCGCGAACCAGACACGAAAGAGTGGTTTTTGACCCATATTTCGACCTTCTGCTCTCTTCCGGTGCAGCGCTTGTCATTCGTGACGCAAGCAACTGGGTCATCGGGTGCACGGTTTATTATTCGGACACCAATGCCCCATCTCGCCTATCGATTGGATTCACTTTCCTCGTGCGTAAGCACTGGGGTGGCAAGACAAACCGCATTGTAAAACGCTTGACACTCGGCCACCTTTTCTCCGCCAAAAGCGAAGCCTGGTTTCATATAGCACCCACAAATCTGCGCTCCCAGACTGCTACAAAGAGGCTCGGCGCAATCTACATGCACGAGGCAGACATTGACCTTGGCGGTGGTGCGCAGACTTGGGGCTGCTATTGCCTGACAAGGGAGAATTGGGACGTCAACGACCGTTCGTAA
- a CDS encoding transglycosylase domain-containing protein codes for MAGRDKNTRIEPTFDRPGRSRGSADLSVGEDDRVVQSSRGKPVRKQVKARGRQKTSRRSRGGLFAGFGRLFYWSLVLALWGGIGLVGIVVYYGAQMPSTTEWTIPDRPPNVKIVSVDGQLVANRGTTGGEALGLHEMSPFIPQAVMAIEDRRYYSHFGVDPLGLARAMVQNVIDRRVSQGGSTLTQQLAKNLFLKPERTIERKVQEVLLALWLEHKYTKDQILEMYLNRVYFGSGSYGVEAASRRYFGKSARDVTLSQAALLAGLLKAPSRLSPARDPKAAEQRAQLVLAAMRQQDRIGDKELASAMSAKATEAASYWTGSENYVADRIMDELPELIGEVRTDIIVDATVDLNLQKLAEASIRRLITEKGEKLNVSQGALVSIDNSGAVRAMVGGANYADSQFDRASEALRQPGSAFKPFVFVAALEQGRTPDSIRNDAPIKIGKWSPRNFGNKYFGKVTLSTALARSLNSVSAQLAMEVGPAAVVEVAHRLGIESKLQDNVTIALGTSEVTPLELTAAYVPFANGGYRPEVHLIQRITSVSGEVLYENTGGAKPRVLSAETVGMMNAMMKQTIDAGSGRKAAFDWPAAGKTGTSQNSRDAWFIGYTANLTTGVWFGNDNAKATNDITGGSLPVEAWREFMVAAHEGVPVAQLPGGWTRKPEGEPQSAPALEVSAPVPSSGVVQADATETAPAQRRVQRPAVETGSAPVAAEQTGSIRHPVPSADVGGPKVRREGSILDIIMGN; via the coding sequence ATGGCCGGTAGGGATAAAAACACGCGGATCGAGCCGACGTTCGACCGACCGGGGCGTTCGCGCGGTTCGGCCGACCTTTCCGTGGGTGAAGATGACCGCGTTGTGCAGTCATCCCGTGGCAAACCGGTGCGCAAGCAGGTCAAGGCACGTGGCAGACAGAAAACATCGCGCCGCAGCCGGGGTGGCTTGTTTGCCGGGTTCGGTCGGCTTTTTTACTGGTCGCTGGTTCTGGCGCTGTGGGGCGGCATCGGTCTTGTCGGCATCGTCGTCTATTACGGCGCGCAAATGCCCTCGACCACGGAATGGACGATCCCCGACCGTCCGCCCAATGTGAAGATTGTGTCCGTCGACGGGCAGCTGGTCGCCAATCGGGGTACCACCGGAGGCGAGGCACTCGGCCTGCATGAAATGTCGCCCTTTATTCCGCAGGCGGTGATGGCCATCGAGGATCGGCGCTATTATTCGCATTTCGGCGTTGATCCGCTCGGCCTGGCGCGCGCCATGGTACAAAATGTCATTGACCGGCGCGTCAGCCAGGGTGGCTCGACGCTAACCCAGCAACTGGCCAAGAACCTGTTCCTAAAGCCCGAGCGCACGATCGAGCGCAAGGTGCAGGAGGTGCTTCTGGCGCTGTGGCTGGAACACAAATACACCAAGGACCAGATCCTCGAAATGTATCTTAACCGGGTCTATTTCGGCTCGGGTTCCTACGGGGTGGAAGCAGCCTCACGGCGCTATTTCGGAAAATCCGCGCGCGACGTTACACTGTCGCAGGCAGCGCTCCTCGCCGGTCTCCTGAAGGCTCCGTCGCGGCTTTCGCCGGCACGCGATCCCAAGGCTGCCGAGCAACGCGCGCAGCTGGTGCTGGCCGCTATGCGCCAGCAGGACCGTATCGGTGACAAGGAACTGGCCTCAGCGATGAGCGCCAAGGCCACCGAAGCCGCCTCCTACTGGACCGGATCGGAAAACTACGTTGCCGACCGCATCATGGATGAGCTGCCCGAGCTTATCGGCGAGGTACGCACCGACATCATCGTCGATGCCACCGTTGACCTGAACCTGCAGAAGCTGGCCGAAGCCTCGATCCGCCGCCTGATCACCGAAAAAGGCGAGAAGCTGAACGTCAGCCAGGGCGCTCTGGTGTCGATCGACAATTCCGGTGCCGTGCGCGCCATGGTCGGCGGCGCGAACTATGCCGATAGCCAGTTCGACCGCGCATCCGAAGCGCTGCGCCAGCCGGGCTCCGCCTTCAAGCCGTTCGTTTTTGTTGCGGCGCTCGAACAAGGCCGAACGCCCGACAGCATCCGAAACGATGCGCCGATCAAGATCGGCAAATGGTCGCCACGCAATTTCGGCAATAAATATTTCGGCAAGGTGACGCTGTCTACCGCGCTTGCCCGCTCACTCAATTCGGTCTCGGCCCAGCTTGCCATGGAGGTAGGACCAGCCGCCGTGGTGGAGGTAGCCCATCGCCTGGGCATTGAATCAAAGCTGCAGGACAATGTGACGATTGCGCTCGGCACCTCGGAGGTAACGCCGCTGGAGCTGACGGCGGCCTATGTGCCCTTCGCCAATGGCGGCTACCGACCAGAAGTGCATCTGATCCAGCGCATCACATCCGTTTCAGGGGAGGTGCTTTATGAAAATACCGGCGGCGCAAAACCGCGTGTGCTGAGCGCTGAGACGGTCGGAATGATGAATGCCATGATGAAGCAGACCATAGATGCCGGCTCCGGCCGCAAGGCGGCGTTCGACTGGCCTGCCGCGGGCAAGACGGGAACGTCGCAGAATTCCCGCGATGCCTGGTTTATCGGCTACACCGCCAATCTCACCACCGGTGTCTGGTTCGGCAATGACAATGCCAAGGCCACGAATGATATTACCGGCGGCTCGCTGCCAGTTGAGGCCTGGCGCGAATTCATGGTCGCGGCCCATGAGGGCGTGCCGGTGGCACAGCTGCCGGGCGGCTGGACACGGAAGCCGGAGGGCGAGCCTCAATCCGCTCCCGCATTGGAAGTCAGCGCGCCAGTGCCCTCCAGCGGGGTGGTGCAGGCCGACGCAACAGAAACCGCACCGGCGCAGCGCCGGGTACAGCGTCCGGCAGTCGAAACCGGAAGCGCGCCTGTAGCCGCCGAGCAAACCGGCTCGATCCGCCACCCGGTGCCATCCGCCGACGTGGGTGGCCCCAAAGTGCGCCGCGAAGGCTCGATCCTCGACATCATCATGGGCAATTAA
- a CDS encoding ribonuclease D has translation MTIRYHKNDLPDLSHYAVDAVAIDTETLGLNPHRDRLCVVQISPGDGTADIIQIDRGQTSAPNLAALLANPAITKLFHFGRFDIAVLYHALGVLAEPVFCTKIASRLTRTYTDRHGLKDICFELLGVSLSKVQQSSDWAAETLTPEQLEYAASDVLYLHGLRNVLSSRLAREDRTAVAKACFDFLPTRAKLDLMGWPEADIFAHS, from the coding sequence ATGACAATTCGATATCACAAGAACGACCTGCCCGACCTTTCGCACTATGCAGTCGATGCAGTGGCCATCGACACCGAAACGCTGGGGCTGAACCCACATCGCGACAGGCTTTGCGTGGTTCAGATTTCGCCGGGCGACGGCACGGCTGACATCATCCAGATCGACCGGGGTCAGACTTCCGCCCCCAACCTTGCCGCCCTGCTGGCCAATCCGGCTATCACAAAGCTGTTTCATTTTGGCAGGTTTGATATTGCGGTTCTCTACCACGCGCTCGGCGTTCTGGCCGAACCGGTGTTCTGCACCAAGATCGCCTCGCGCCTCACCCGCACCTATACGGACCGCCATGGCCTGAAAGATATTTGCTTCGAGCTTCTGGGCGTTAGCCTGTCCAAGGTGCAGCAATCCTCCGACTGGGCCGCCGAAACGCTGACCCCCGAACAGCTGGAATATGCCGCGTCAGACGTGCTCTACCTGCACGGACTGCGCAATGTTCTGTCCAGCCGCCTCGCGCGGGAAGATCGCACAGCTGTCGCCAAAGCCTGCTTCGATTTCCTCCCCACCCGCGCAAAACTCGATCTAATGGGCTGGCCCGAAGCCGATATTTTCGCTCATAGCTGA
- a CDS encoding SDR family NAD(P)-dependent oxidoreductase — translation MAAEPTDTRKTIVLTGASRGIGHATVKRFSREGWRVITCSRQAFADDCPWPAGPEDHIKVDLADQEDVGIAVSEIRHRLEANGGQLHALVNNAGISPKLKDGGRMNSIETPMHVWRDVFQVNFFAPIMLARGLFKELAAATGSIVNVTSIAGTRVHPFAGTSYATSKAALGSLTREMAGDFGPHGIRVNAIAPGEIDTAILSPGTEKIVEGIPLRRLGSTSEVADIIFFLCSQQASYVTGSEIHINGGQHV, via the coding sequence ATGGCAGCAGAACCGACCGACACCCGAAAAACCATCGTTTTGACCGGCGCCAGCCGAGGCATTGGCCATGCCACGGTCAAACGCTTCTCGCGCGAGGGCTGGCGGGTGATCACCTGTTCGCGACAGGCGTTTGCCGATGACTGCCCCTGGCCTGCCGGCCCTGAAGATCACATCAAGGTCGATCTTGCGGATCAGGAGGATGTCGGCATCGCCGTGTCTGAAATCCGTCACCGGCTGGAGGCCAACGGCGGCCAGCTGCACGCGCTGGTCAACAATGCTGGCATTTCGCCCAAGCTGAAGGATGGTGGGCGCATGAACTCTATCGAGACGCCGATGCATGTCTGGCGCGATGTGTTTCAGGTGAATTTTTTCGCTCCCATCATGCTTGCACGCGGGCTGTTCAAGGAACTGGCAGCTGCCACAGGCTCAATCGTCAACGTCACGTCGATTGCCGGCACACGCGTACATCCGTTTGCCGGCACCTCCTATGCGACGTCGAAGGCGGCACTCGGCTCACTGACGCGCGAAATGGCCGGCGATTTCGGCCCACACGGCATCCGCGTCAACGCCATCGCGCCGGGCGAGATCGACACCGCGATCCTGTCGCCGGGCACCGAAAAGATCGTCGAGGGAATTCCTCTCCGCCGGCTGGGCTCCACGTCGGAGGTAGCCGACATCATCTTCTTTCTGTGCTCGCAGCAGGCATCCTACGTCACCGGCTCCGAAATCCACATCAATGGCGGCCAACACGTCTGA